From a region of the Thalassospira sp. TSL5-1 genome:
- a CDS encoding ABC transporter permease, with the protein MANALQLSPLNQRRVENFRANRRGYWSLVIFAVLFVICLLAEGIANDRPLVVKYDGHWYFPIVKDYPETTFGGDFDVSTDFYDPYLQGKIQNNGFAVWPLIPFSYDTIDFNMREPLPAPPSARHWLGTDDLGRDVLARLIYGFRISVLFGMALTVISSVIGIAAGAVQGYFGGWVDLTFQRFIEIWGGLPQLFILIILSSLFAPGFWTLLFIMVLFSWMSLTGLVRAEFLRARNFEYVRAAKALGVGDLRIMARHVLPNAMVATITFLPFILNGSIVALTSLDFLGLGMPPGSPSLGELLSQGKNNLQAPWLGMTAFFAIAIMLSLLIFIGEAVRDAFDPRKTF; encoded by the coding sequence ATGGCAAACGCATTACAGCTTTCTCCGTTAAATCAGCGCCGGGTGGAAAATTTCCGCGCCAATCGGCGGGGTTATTGGTCGCTGGTTATTTTTGCGGTTCTGTTTGTCATTTGCCTGCTGGCCGAGGGCATTGCCAATGACCGGCCCTTGGTGGTGAAATATGATGGTCACTGGTATTTTCCGATCGTCAAGGATTACCCGGAAACCACATTTGGCGGTGATTTTGATGTGTCGACCGATTTTTATGACCCCTATTTGCAGGGCAAAATCCAGAATAACGGGTTTGCTGTTTGGCCGCTGATCCCGTTTTCCTATGACACCATCGATTTTAACATGCGCGAACCGTTGCCCGCCCCGCCATCGGCACGGCACTGGCTGGGCACGGATGATTTGGGCCGCGATGTTCTGGCGCGGCTGATTTACGGGTTTCGTATTTCGGTTCTGTTCGGGATGGCGCTGACAGTGATCAGTTCGGTCATCGGCATTGCGGCAGGCGCGGTGCAGGGCTATTTCGGTGGCTGGGTGGATCTGACTTTTCAGCGTTTCATCGAAATCTGGGGGGGCTTGCCCCAGCTTTTTATTCTGATCATTCTTTCCAGCCTGTTTGCGCCGGGTTTCTGGACGCTGCTGTTCATCATGGTGCTGTTTAGCTGGATGAGCCTGACCGGCCTGGTCCGGGCCGAATTTTTACGCGCACGCAATTTTGAATATGTCCGCGCCGCCAAGGCATTGGGGGTGGGCGATTTGCGCATTATGGCGCGTCACGTCCTGCCCAATGCGATGGTCGCCACCATCACCTTTTTGCCGTTCATTCTTAATGGCTCCATCGTGGCACTGACCTCGCTGGATTTTCTGGGTTTGGGCATGCCGCCCGGTTCGCCTTCGCTGGGTGAATTGCTCTCGCAGGGGAAAAACAACCTGCAGGCCCCGTGGCTGGGGATGACCGCCTTTTTCGCCATCGCCATCATGCTGAGTTTGCTGATTTTTATCGGTGAAGCCGTGCGCGATGCCTTTGATCCGCGCAAGACATTTTAA
- a CDS encoding ABC transporter ATP-binding protein: MSQQGKTEYLLDVSNLAVRFGSADAVRGVSFHMQRGETLALVGESGSGKSVTAMSILQLLPYPRASHPAGSILFDGQEMVGADERTLRQIRGNRISMIFQEPMTSLNPLHNVEKQIGEVLLLHKGLRGAKARERIIELLDLVGIPDPKSRLRSLPHELSGGQRQRVMIAMALANDPELLIADEPTTALDVTIQAQILQLLRDLQERLGMALLLITHDLQIVKKMADQVCVMKDGEIVEFGDNDRLFDEPRHPYTRRLLDAVPSGRARPLPDNAKQLLQTGDIRVRFPIGKKGILGRPEYYLDAVDGVSVSVRQGETLGIVGESGSGKTTLAMAILRLLGSQGDITFDGQDVRARDGVQMRALRRDMQVVFQDPFGSLSPRMSVAQIVGEGLEIHQPELSRTDREERIAQALLDVDLPESAMHRYPHEFSGGQRQRISIARALVLKPRFMVLDEPTSALDMSVQAQIVELLRDLQERYNMAYLFISHDLKVVRALSHRVMVMKGGKLVESGTADDIFDHPQNAYTKELLAAALDMDAVTTRNKAL; encoded by the coding sequence ATGTCACAACAGGGCAAAACCGAATATCTTCTCGATGTCAGCAACCTTGCGGTTCGCTTTGGTTCGGCCGATGCCGTGCGCGGTGTTTCCTTTCACATGCAGCGCGGCGAAACCCTGGCCCTGGTGGGCGAAAGTGGATCGGGAAAATCGGTTACGGCGATGTCGATTTTGCAGTTGCTGCCCTATCCCCGTGCTTCGCATCCGGCAGGGTCGATCCTGTTTGACGGGCAGGAAATGGTTGGGGCGGATGAGCGCACCCTGCGCCAGATCCGCGGCAATCGCATTTCCATGATCTTTCAGGAACCGATGACGTCGCTCAACCCGCTGCATAATGTGGAAAAGCAGATCGGCGAGGTTTTGCTGCTGCATAAAGGGCTTAGGGGTGCCAAGGCCCGCGAACGGATTATCGAGCTTCTGGATCTGGTTGGCATTCCCGACCCGAAATCGCGCCTGCGCTCGCTGCCGCATGAATTATCGGGCGGGCAGCGCCAGCGTGTCATGATTGCAATGGCGCTTGCCAATGACCCGGAATTACTGATTGCGGACGAACCGACAACGGCGCTTGATGTGACCATTCAGGCGCAAATCCTGCAGCTTTTGCGCGATTTGCAGGAACGATTGGGCATGGCCCTGTTGCTGATCACCCATGATTTGCAGATCGTTAAAAAAATGGCCGATCAGGTCTGTGTCATGAAAGACGGCGAAATCGTTGAATTTGGCGATAATGATCGCCTGTTTGACGAACCGCGCCACCCCTATACCCGCCGCTTGCTTGATGCGGTGCCGTCGGGCCGGGCGCGTCCCTTGCCAGATAATGCCAAGCAGCTTTTGCAAACTGGTGATATTCGGGTGCGCTTTCCGATTGGCAAAAAAGGCATTTTGGGCCGGCCCGAATATTATCTGGATGCGGTGGATGGTGTTTCGGTGTCGGTGCGCCAGGGCGAAACCCTGGGCATTGTGGGCGAAAGCGGATCCGGCAAAACAACGCTGGCAATGGCGATTTTGCGCCTGTTGGGTTCGCAGGGCGATATTACCTTTGACGGGCAGGATGTGCGTGCGCGCGATGGCGTACAAATGCGTGCTCTGCGCCGTGATATGCAGGTGGTGTTTCAGGACCCGTTCGGGTCTTTGAGCCCGCGCATGTCCGTCGCCCAGATCGTGGGCGAGGGGCTTGAAATTCATCAGCCGGAACTCAGCCGTACCGACCGTGAAGAACGCATCGCCCAGGCGTTGCTGGATGTGGATTTGCCCGAAAGTGCCATGCACCGCTATCCGCATGAATTTTCCGGCGGGCAGCGCCAGCGTATTTCGATTGCACGGGCGCTGGTGTTAAAACCGCGCTTCATGGTCCTTGACGAACCGACCTCGGCACTCGATATGTCCGTACAGGCACAAATTGTCGAACTGCTGCGTGACCTGCAGGAACGCTACAACATGGCGTATCTGTTTATCAGTCACGATCTTAAGGTGGTTCGCGCCCTGTCGCACCGTGTGATGGTGATGAAGGGCGGCAAATTGGTGGAAAGTGGCACGGCGGATGACATTTTTGATCATCCGCAAAATGCCTACACAAAAGAACTTCTTGCCGCAGCCCTTGATATGGATGCGGTCACAACACGGAATAAGGCACTATAG
- a CDS encoding LysE family translocator, which translates to MSFHVWISFCALALLMVSTPGPSVLIGMSHSMRYGPVPTLMTALGDVSANVIQMVIAAFGLGAILAASATAFQVVKWGGVAFLLVMGLVAFFRKPAQNKSQNDIKTNMSSVYEPAKPLRMFSQGFLVAAGNPKAIAFFGALFPQFIDVSQPLVPQLLVLGATFVIFDYTAVMIYASAASRLTPWVVRKGGSRAVGRFSGSVLVVAALLLSLLDAPGSSPGGK; encoded by the coding sequence ATGTCATTCCATGTCTGGATCAGTTTTTGTGCGCTGGCCCTGTTGATGGTGTCAACGCCGGGGCCCAGTGTGTTGATCGGCATGTCGCATTCCATGCGCTATGGGCCGGTGCCGACCCTGATGACAGCCCTTGGCGATGTCAGTGCCAATGTAATCCAGATGGTGATTGCGGCCTTTGGTCTTGGGGCCATTTTGGCGGCGTCGGCAACCGCCTTTCAGGTAGTCAAATGGGGTGGGGTGGCGTTTTTGCTGGTGATGGGGCTGGTGGCGTTCTTTCGCAAACCCGCACAAAACAAGTCACAAAACGATATCAAAACGAATATGTCATCGGTTTATGAACCGGCAAAGCCCTTGCGCATGTTCAGCCAGGGCTTTCTGGTGGCAGCCGGCAATCCCAAGGCGATTGCATTTTTTGGTGCGCTGTTTCCCCAGTTTATCGATGTCTCTCAGCCATTGGTGCCGCAGCTTCTGGTCCTGGGCGCAACCTTCGTTATTTTTGATTACACTGCCGTAATGATTTATGCGTCGGCGGCATCCCGCCTGACCCCGTGGGTCGTTCGCAAGGGCGGCAGTCGTGCTGTTGGGCGGTTTAGCGGCAGTGTTCTGGTGGTGGCCGCCCTGTTGCTTTCATTGCTTGATGCGCCCGGTAGTTCGCCGGGCGGCAAATAA
- a CDS encoding MarR family transcriptional regulator → MPIEIKPSQALDLWRIATVEGVRRDSPDLSARQMALVLTVYLTPAPHTVRGLADALNISKPAITRALDRLSSLGLVKRKVDEDDRRSVLIQRTVKGSVFLREFGDIVGNAGKKTQ, encoded by the coding sequence ATGCCCATCGAGATCAAACCGTCACAAGCGCTTGACCTTTGGCGTATCGCGACTGTTGAAGGCGTCAGACGGGATTCTCCCGATCTTTCTGCCCGGCAGATGGCCCTTGTCCTTACCGTTTATCTGACCCCGGCCCCCCACACCGTTCGTGGTTTGGCCGATGCGCTTAATATCTCCAAACCGGCCATTACCCGTGCCCTGGACCGTTTAAGTTCCCTTGGACTGGTCAAACGCAAGGTAGATGAAGATGACCGCCGGTCTGTGCTGATACAGCGTACTGTCAAAGGATCGGTCTTTTTACGCGAATTTGGCGATATTGTTGGCAATGCGGGCAAAAAAACCCAGTAA
- a CDS encoding M17 family metallopeptidase has translation MFDHLIPTSSAQNPLTIHTVTTSGFDAWVNGLSDLHKSWIGANRFEGKRGTSLLLPAADGAAASVVLGFENDAKAVWDFASLVMTLPKGTYQLETSVLEDETLCERAVLGLYLGGYRFDRYRKIDAPLAQFARPDTAAADRAENSARGIALARDLINVPANDMGPAELADAASSLAGEFDASITTIIGEELEKQNFPAIYAVGKGSDRAPRLIDMRWGDENAPRVTLVGKGVCFDTGGYDLKPASNMLLMKKDMGGAAQVLGLARMIMAANLPVRLRVLIPAVENMVSGNAFRPSDVINTRKGVTVEVGNTDAEGRLVLSDALTEAASEDPEVLLDFATLTGAARVALGLGLPALFSNNDELANALQNTGMEIGDPVWRLPIWEDYRPLLDSRVADTNNISSGAFGGAIIAALFLDRFAQGAKAWAHIDLMAWNPSGTPGKPEGGEAQGIRAAFKVISDRYGQ, from the coding sequence TTGTTCGACCATCTTATCCCCACAAGCTCGGCCCAAAACCCGCTGACAATCCATACCGTAACCACAAGTGGGTTCGATGCCTGGGTTAACGGCCTATCGGACCTGCATAAATCCTGGATCGGTGCCAACCGGTTTGAGGGCAAACGCGGCACCAGCCTGTTGCTGCCTGCCGCCGATGGCGCTGCCGCATCCGTCGTATTGGGATTTGAAAACGATGCCAAGGCAGTATGGGATTTTGCCAGCCTGGTCATGACCCTACCCAAAGGCACCTATCAGCTTGAAACCAGCGTTCTGGAAGACGAAACCCTGTGCGAACGCGCGGTGCTGGGGCTTTATCTGGGCGGCTACCGGTTTGATCGTTACCGCAAAATTGATGCGCCGCTGGCACAGTTTGCCCGCCCCGATACTGCCGCGGCCGACCGGGCCGAAAACAGCGCACGCGGCATTGCGCTGGCGCGTGACCTGATCAATGTGCCCGCCAATGACATGGGCCCGGCCGAACTGGCCGACGCCGCCAGCAGCCTTGCTGGCGAATTTGATGCCAGCATCACCACCATCATCGGGGAAGAGCTGGAAAAGCAGAATTTCCCGGCCATTTATGCGGTTGGCAAAGGCAGCGACCGCGCCCCGCGCCTGATTGATATGCGCTGGGGCGATGAAAACGCGCCGCGTGTAACCCTGGTAGGCAAGGGTGTGTGTTTTGATACCGGCGGCTATGACTTGAAACCGGCCAGCAACATGCTGCTGATGAAAAAGGATATGGGCGGGGCCGCACAGGTGCTGGGTCTGGCCCGCATGATCATGGCGGCAAACCTGCCCGTAAGGTTGCGCGTGCTGATCCCGGCGGTTGAAAACATGGTCTCGGGCAATGCGTTTCGCCCCAGCGACGTGATCAATACCCGCAAGGGCGTGACGGTGGAAGTGGGCAATACCGATGCCGAAGGCCGCCTGGTGCTGTCTGACGCGCTAACCGAAGCGGCCAGCGAAGATCCGGAAGTCCTGCTGGATTTTGCCACCCTGACCGGGGCGGCCCGTGTGGCGCTGGGCCTGGGGCTGCCGGCGTTGTTTTCCAATAATGACGAATTGGCAAACGCGCTGCAAAATACCGGCATGGAAATTGGCGACCCGGTTTGGCGCCTGCCAATCTGGGAAGATTATCGCCCGCTTCTTGACAGCAGGGTTGCCGATACCAACAACATATCATCAGGGGCATTTGGCGGTGCGATTATTGCCGCCCTGTTCCTGGACCGTTTCGCACAGGGGGCAAAGGCCTGGGCGCATATCGACCTGATGGCGTGGAATCCGTCCGGGACGCCGGGCAAGCCCGAAGGGGGCGAAGCCCAGGGTATTCGCGCGGCCTTCAAGGTTATCAGTGATCGTTACGGTCAGTAA
- a CDS encoding glutathione S-transferase family protein, with the protein MENLPVLYIGNKNYSSWSLRAWLGLRATGVAFEEKRVALYTDEWFAKAPVISPTGKVPAYFDGTKTIWEALAILEYVADTRPDTLLWPLDMEVRAIARAVSLEMHGGFMAIRSNMPMNLRKDLTGRGRGDGVEKDIKRIGDIFNLCRSRYGQGGDFLFGDFSIADAMFAPVMTRFKTYGVTLDAVGEAYKETILAMPAMKEWYEAAHAEEEVIEHAELPDTH; encoded by the coding sequence ATGGAAAATCTTCCGGTTCTTTATATTGGCAATAAAAATTATTCATCCTGGTCGCTGCGCGCCTGGCTGGGGCTGCGGGCAACCGGGGTGGCGTTTGAGGAAAAACGGGTGGCACTTTACACCGATGAATGGTTTGCCAAGGCCCCGGTGATTTCACCCACCGGCAAAGTCCCGGCCTATTTTGATGGTACAAAAACCATTTGGGAGGCATTGGCGATTTTGGAATATGTCGCCGATACCCGGCCCGATACGCTGTTATGGCCGCTGGATATGGAGGTGCGCGCCATTGCCCGTGCGGTATCGCTGGAAATGCACGGTGGTTTTATGGCCATTCGTTCCAACATGCCGATGAATCTGCGCAAGGATCTGACAGGCCGGGGCCGTGGCGACGGGGTGGAGAAGGACATCAAACGCATTGGCGATATTTTCAATCTGTGCCGCAGCCGTTACGGGCAGGGTGGGGATTTTCTGTTTGGCGATTTTTCAATTGCCGATGCCATGTTCGCCCCGGTGATGACCCGCTTCAAAACCTATGGCGTGACGCTCGATGCCGTGGGCGAAGCCTATAAGGAAACCATCCTTGCCATGCCTGCCATGAAGGAATGGTATGAGGCGGCCCATGCCGAGGAAGAAGTGATCGAGCACGCCGAATTGCCCGATACTCACTAA
- a CDS encoding uracil-DNA glycosylase family protein, with protein sequence MSDTAKSDIPEIDPPGQDPALDRVLADVRACRICEDHLPLGPRPVVRMAVSAPIMIIGQAPGTKVHETGLPWNDASGDRLRDWLHMSRAEFYDPARLAIMPMGFCYPGRFDRGGDLPPRPECAPAWHDLLWRHLPNIRLTLLIGQYAQARYLGAKRARTMTETVRQFERYLEDGFLPMPHPSWRNTAWIRKNPWFETDLLPVLRGRVQAALAP encoded by the coding sequence ATGTCCGATACGGCAAAATCAGACATACCCGAAATTGACCCGCCCGGTCAGGACCCGGCCCTTGACCGGGTGCTGGCCGACGTGCGGGCCTGCCGGATATGTGAAGATCATTTGCCGTTAGGGCCGCGTCCGGTGGTGCGCATGGCGGTTTCGGCCCCGATCATGATTATCGGGCAGGCACCAGGCACCAAGGTGCATGAAACCGGCCTGCCCTGGAACGATGCCTCGGGCGACCGGCTGCGCGACTGGTTGCACATGTCGCGGGCGGAATTTTATGATCCGGCCCGACTGGCGATTATGCCAATGGGTTTTTGCTATCCGGGCCGCTTTGATCGCGGTGGAGATTTGCCACCCCGGCCGGAATGCGCGCCAGCCTGGCATGATCTGTTATGGCGGCATTTACCCAATATCCGGCTGACCCTGCTGATTGGGCAATATGCCCAGGCGCGGTATCTGGGGGCAAAACGGGCCCGCACCATGACGGAAACCGTGCGCCAGTTTGAGCGTTACCTGGAGGATGGCTTTTTACCCATGCCCCATCCAAGCTGGCGCAATACGGCATGGATCCGCAAAAATCCGTGGTTTGAAACGGATTTGCTGCCAGTGCTGCGCGGCCGGGTGCAGGCCGCCCTTGCGCCATAA
- a CDS encoding 4a-hydroxytetrahydrobiopterin dehydratase gives MSKLSPAEATIALNEVKGWSLAEDGLSIHKTFKFEDFNEAFGFMTRVALKADKMDHHPEWFNVYNKVEMTLTTHDVGGVSQKDIKLAAFADDAAS, from the coding sequence ATGAGCAAACTTTCCCCCGCCGAAGCCACGATTGCCTTGAACGAGGTCAAGGGATGGAGCCTTGCCGAGGATGGCCTGTCGATCCATAAAACCTTCAAGTTTGAGGATTTCAACGAGGCCTTTGGCTTTATGACCCGTGTGGCCCTTAAGGCCGATAAGATGGACCATCATCCGGAATGGTTTAATGTCTATAACAAGGTGGAAATGACGCTGACCACCCATGATGTTGGCGGTGTGTCGCAAAAGGACATTAAACTCGCCGCCTTTGCCGATGATGCGGCGAGTTAA
- a CDS encoding SDR family NAD(P)-dependent oxidoreductase has product MQVSGNVAIVTGAASGLGAATARVLAAAGAKIAALDLNGDGAAQTARELGGKGYAVDVTNAANVEETVAAITADLGTPRILVSCAGIVHGERIVGREGPASLEAFSRVINVNLIGTFNMMRVVADTMSKADPLESGERGIIINTASIAAFEGQIGQAAYAASKGAVHSLTLPAARELARHGIRVMAIAPGLFGTPMLSGLPDEVQDSLAANTPFPQRLGKPGEYGRLALHMCENEMMNGETVRLDGAVRLQAK; this is encoded by the coding sequence ATGCAGGTTTCGGGGAATGTGGCGATTGTAACGGGGGCTGCATCGGGCCTGGGGGCGGCGACGGCGAGGGTTTTGGCCGCAGCCGGGGCGAAGATTGCCGCGCTGGACCTGAACGGTGACGGCGCGGCACAAACCGCCCGCGAACTGGGGGGCAAGGGTTATGCGGTTGATGTGACCAATGCCGCCAATGTCGAGGAAACCGTTGCCGCCATTACAGCAGACCTCGGCACACCGCGCATTCTGGTCAGTTGTGCGGGCATTGTACATGGTGAACGCATTGTTGGCCGCGAAGGCCCGGCAAGCCTTGAAGCCTTCAGCAGAGTGATCAATGTTAACCTGATTGGCACCTTTAACATGATGCGCGTGGTTGCCGATACCATGAGCAAGGCCGACCCGCTGGAAAGCGGCGAGCGCGGGATTATCATCAACACGGCCTCTATCGCCGCCTTTGAAGGGCAAATTGGCCAGGCGGCCTATGCGGCATCCAAGGGGGCGGTGCATTCGCTGACTTTGCCTGCCGCACGCGAACTGGCACGCCACGGCATTCGTGTGATGGCTATTGCGCCGGGCCTGTTTGGAACCCCGATGTTATCTGGCCTGCCCGACGAGGTGCAGGACAGCCTTGCTGCCAATACCCCCTTCCCGCAGCGCCTTGGCAAGCCCGGGGAATATGGCCGCCTCGCCCTGCATATGTGCGAAAATGAAATGATGAATGGCGAAACCGTGCGTCTGGATGGCGCGGTGCGCCTGCAAGCCAAATAA
- a CDS encoding DMT family transporter: MSNLPASVKAAFFACLAACLAAGFSLIVRVVTQDIPAVEAVFLRFAFGLLLIAPFALRHGFGGIKTGKLHLFGLRGVLSTAEMCLWFFAVQLLPLARATTLNFTVPLFGTILAALILREMVGHHRWLAVLCGFVGVGLIIQPGTGNMALADLLPIAAALCMAAAGLTTKLLIKTETPTTILFYLMAITTPVSLVPALFVWQSPSWQSLVLMALAAAMMNAMQYCNVRALQLADYSFFVGFSYLRLPLIAVFAAFLFGEIPDIWLLPGAMLIIGSTLYVVLRERHLAKQQV; encoded by the coding sequence TTGTCCAATCTGCCCGCCTCCGTTAAAGCCGCCTTTTTTGCCTGCCTTGCTGCCTGTCTGGCAGCAGGTTTCAGCCTGATTGTGCGGGTCGTGACACAGGATATTCCGGCAGTCGAGGCGGTCTTTTTACGGTTTGCGTTTGGGTTGTTGCTAATTGCGCCCTTTGCGCTGCGACACGGGTTTGGCGGGATCAAAACCGGCAAACTACATCTGTTTGGCCTGCGGGGCGTGTTATCAACAGCGGAAATGTGTTTGTGGTTTTTTGCCGTGCAATTGCTGCCGCTGGCGCGCGCCACCACGCTAAACTTCACCGTGCCGCTATTTGGCACAATCCTGGCCGCGCTGATATTACGTGAAATGGTCGGGCATCATCGCTGGCTGGCCGTATTATGCGGCTTTGTCGGGGTCGGGCTGATCATTCAGCCCGGTACCGGCAACATGGCACTGGCCGATCTTTTGCCCATCGCGGCGGCCCTGTGCATGGCAGCAGCGGGTTTGACAACCAAGTTGCTCATCAAAACCGAAACGCCAACCACAATCCTGTTTTATCTGATGGCGATCACAACGCCGGTTTCGCTGGTTCCGGCCCTGTTTGTCTGGCAATCGCCAAGCTGGCAAAGCCTGGTCCTCATGGCGCTGGCTGCTGCGATGATGAATGCCATGCAATATTGCAATGTCCGGGCATTACAGCTAGCCGATTACAGTTTCTTTGTCGGCTTTTCCTATTTGCGCCTGCCGCTGATTGCCGTGTTTGCAGCATTTCTGTTTGGGGAGATACCCGATATATGGCTATTGCCCGGTGCCATGCTGATTATTGGCAGCACGTTATATGTGGTGCTGCGCGAACGTCATCTAGCAAAACAACAGGTGTAA
- a CDS encoding DMT family transporter encodes MRRWFQQLPNYVQAAIFSTIAAVMAAGFSVTVRLATEDMPPLEVVFFRNLFGFLLILPVSLRAGFSSLHTTRWRTFFLRAILSMGAMTFWFSSLAYLPLAEATTLNFTVPLFGTVLAVVILKEQIRHHRLLALIAGFAGVAIIIRPGSDTMQLASILPIAAALCMASAGMVIKSLARTDSSPNIVLYTMLLMTPMTLIPALFVWQTPSWNTILILLVGTFMANITQLCNTSAFRLYDYSFVIGFNYLRLPFVVIIALVMFGEIPEIWLLPGAGLIIGSAIYIARREAVLAREAKRFDREHSSPATDLDPPPRQRPAADTRPAAASALQDDDQNTRK; translated from the coding sequence ATGAGACGCTGGTTTCAGCAACTTCCCAATTATGTGCAGGCTGCGATTTTTTCCACAATCGCAGCCGTGATGGCGGCAGGTTTTTCGGTAACGGTGCGACTGGCAACCGAGGATATGCCCCCGCTGGAGGTGGTCTTTTTTCGCAACCTGTTTGGCTTCTTGCTGATTTTGCCGGTATCGCTCAGGGCAGGGTTTTCATCGCTGCATACCACGCGCTGGCGCACGTTTTTTCTGCGTGCCATTCTGTCGATGGGGGCGATGACGTTTTGGTTTTCGTCGCTGGCTTATTTGCCTCTGGCCGAGGCAACGACCCTTAATTTTACCGTGCCGTTATTTGGCACCGTGCTCGCGGTTGTCATTTTAAAGGAACAAATCCGCCATCATCGTTTACTGGCCCTGATCGCCGGTTTTGCCGGGGTCGCCATTATCATTCGCCCCGGCAGCGACACCATGCAGCTTGCCAGTATTCTGCCCATTGCCGCCGCCCTGTGCATGGCCAGTGCGGGCATGGTAATCAAATCGCTGGCACGCACCGATAGCAGCCCCAATATTGTGCTGTATACCATGCTGCTAATGACACCGATGACATTAATCCCGGCCCTTTTCGTCTGGCAAACACCAAGCTGGAACACCATCCTGATTTTGCTGGTTGGCACCTTCATGGCCAATATCACCCAGCTTTGCAATACCAGCGCCTTTCGCCTCTATGATTACAGCTTTGTCATTGGCTTCAATTATTTGCGCCTGCCCTTTGTCGTCATTATCGCGCTGGTGATGTTTGGCGAAATTCCCGAAATCTGGCTGCTGCCCGGTGCCGGGCTGATCATCGGATCAGCGATTTACATTGCAAGGCGCGAGGCCGTTCTGGCGCGCGAAGCCAAGCGGTTTGACCGCGAACATTCCTCCCCCGCCACCGACCTTGACCCACCCCCGCGCCAGCGCCCGGCGGCAGATACCCGCCCAGCAGCAGCAAGCGCCTTGCAGGATGACGACCAAAATACCCGCAAATAG
- a CDS encoding Lrp/AsnC family transcriptional regulator: MDAIDAKLLDILQEDASQSYAVLGGKVGLSVSAVNDRVRKLRDQGIIRAYRIDIDPQAVGRSLMAMVWLRSDPAKGNRKMIKSLIKADEVMECHHMTGRFDFLLKLRLRDTAHLESFVTDVIKELPGIVEVLPEIALSTAKETAFIPAQTASDS; the protein is encoded by the coding sequence ATGGACGCGATTGACGCGAAGCTTTTGGATATTTTGCAGGAAGATGCCTCGCAATCCTATGCGGTACTGGGGGGCAAGGTCGGGTTGTCGGTTTCGGCGGTGAATGATCGGGTGCGCAAATTGCGCGATCAGGGCATCATTCGCGCCTATCGTATTGATATTGATCCGCAGGCGGTGGGGCGGTCCTTGATGGCGATGGTGTGGTTGCGGTCCGACCCGGCCAAGGGCAACCGCAAAATGATCAAATCGCTGATCAAGGCCGACGAAGTGATGGAATGCCATCATATGACAGGCCGGTTTGATTTCCTGTTGAAATTGCGATTGCGCGATACCGCCCATCTGGAAAGTTTTGTCACCGACGTGATCAAGGAACTTCCCGGTATTGTTGAAGTTTTGCCAGAAATTGCCCTGTCTACGGCCAAGGAAACGGCATTTATTCCGGCGCAAACCGCGTCTGACTCGTGA